Genomic DNA from Alicyclobacillus fastidiosus:
TGGATGCAGATGCCGTTACCGGGTGCTTGAGAACGTCGGCAAACACATTATCGACCGATGTAATTATGTTTGACAGCAATCGAGCTTTAGATTTGGGCCTAGACATAATCGCCACCGAAGGCAGGACACCGCTAAAAAGGTTCCAAGAAAGGCATAAGGATATTGCCAATCTTAATTATCAATCACTAGGAGTTTTTGCATCGCTGGTAGTTGAAACATTAGGTAATAAGAAATATAAGAGATTTCAAGCTAAAGAAGTAACTGCAATGCTGTTAAAGGCTGTAAGAGAGGGTAGCATAGACCAGAATGCTCTAAATGAGAAACTAAGAGCCAAGTTAGGTATATGACCGAAAAGGAACTACCAGTGGCTGTGGCCTATTACCACTAGTCCGTAATGAATCTTAATTAAAGAAGACGCCGTACATCGGTGATCTTCTTTATTTTTCCCTCACGCTATACCTCACCAACGCCCCATCCTTCATCTCCATCCAAACGCCATCCGGATCCAGTTCAGCCACCTTCATCCATCTTATGCTCCACAGCGAATTTGTGAATGGCCTCTTGATCCGTTCCTGCTTCGACAAGTGTGTACATGGGGTACCGATGTGTAGACGCATCAACGTGTAAAGCGTAAAAACTGTATGTAGACATGTTCCCTCCAAAAGAAAAACCGCTCTTTTACCTAGGGCTTTATTTGATGATACAGGCAAACCGGTGATTAGGTGACATTGTACATTACCCTAAAGGAACGCCCTGGCACGGTCTGTCACGCTAATCACCGATTTCTAACACAATATCAATTTGATCTCTCCTAGGACACGTATAGATATCCTCATGGGCCGAAACACGTGGACAAACATCTGGTTTCAAAATAATGGTTGTATATCTATGGAGTCGATGTTGGGGATTTCATACAACTGTAGCAAGTCCAACAGAAAGGAACGATGCTCAATGGCACTGTCAAGACTACCTGACAACACGGCTAGTGGCCCGGTGCAAGAGGGTGTTGGAAATGTCAACATCAATGCTGCAGGGATCGGAAACATTGGAGGTGGCAGCCTTCTTGATGCCATAGAAGGGCTATTTCCTGTGCGCCCAGAAGGACCAGCCAATCTTCGGCAGGCTCTCTTGCGTCTGTTAAATCAGAATGTAGTGATCACGACTCAGTTTGAATCCATTACTGGGACCCTTATCAGGGTGGAGCGGGATTATGTTGTGATTGTTGAAACAACCTCAAATGTTGTTCTGATTCCCATTAGAAAGATTGAGTCTGTGACTGCGGCCTAACAAGGGGGGGAT
This window encodes:
- a CDS encoding DUF2642 domain-containing protein; this encodes MALSRLPDNTASGPVQEGVGNVNINAAGIGNIGGGSLLDAIEGLFPVRPEGPANLRQALLRLLNQNVVITTQFESITGTLIRVERDYVVIVETTSNVVLIPIRKIESVTAA